Proteins from a genomic interval of Niabella soli DSM 19437:
- a CDS encoding OmpA family protein: protein MSINIVDLVKNYISQDLIAKAGSFLNEGEGNVSNAVSGIIPAVLGAVASKATGNEQGATDVFEAAKGMYNSGVLNNSDSLLGNADLLAKGADFLKGILGDKTDVVTNTIANFSGIKSSSSGTLLGMISPLVLGLLGKHAADHNEGVSGISSFLAEQKNNILNALPSGLGSLAGVLGLGSISEGLHKTVSNVEETATATYNYAGEAAQQAGGGAKWLLPLLLIAAAVLLLWYFLGKGCNNTSAIASDSTTTTRIDSAATPPPPVATATPTTGTYDSASGNYIYDVGAEKEIKLADGTVLKVGGNSTEAKLYDFLTNGTVDTVDKTKGWITLDRVYFETNKAVLTPASQQQLKNIAAILKNFPQAHVKFGGYTDNTGSADVNKKLSAARAKVAASEIVKLGTAAANITSDGYGPDHPVCAANDTPECKAQNRRVDLRVTAK from the coding sequence ATGTCAATCAACATTGTAGATCTTGTAAAAAACTATATTTCGCAAGATTTGATTGCGAAAGCCGGATCTTTTTTAAATGAAGGTGAAGGAAATGTTTCCAATGCCGTATCGGGAATCATTCCTGCCGTATTGGGCGCCGTTGCCTCCAAAGCCACCGGCAATGAGCAGGGCGCAACAGATGTATTTGAAGCCGCAAAAGGCATGTACAACAGCGGCGTATTAAATAATTCAGATTCGCTTTTGGGTAACGCCGATCTCCTGGCAAAAGGAGCTGATTTTCTCAAAGGAATTCTTGGCGACAAAACCGATGTTGTTACCAATACAATAGCCAATTTTTCCGGTATCAAATCGTCTTCCTCCGGAACCCTGCTCGGCATGATCAGCCCACTGGTCCTTGGTTTGCTGGGCAAACATGCTGCAGATCATAATGAGGGCGTTTCAGGAATCTCAAGCTTTCTGGCCGAGCAGAAAAACAATATTCTGAATGCACTCCCCTCAGGTCTTGGGTCATTGGCGGGTGTTTTAGGACTTGGTTCTATTTCAGAAGGATTGCACAAAACCGTTTCCAATGTTGAGGAAACGGCAACGGCGACTTACAATTACGCCGGCGAGGCGGCGCAACAAGCCGGTGGCGGCGCTAAATGGCTGCTTCCGTTATTGCTGATTGCAGCGGCAGTACTGCTGTTATGGTATTTCCTGGGCAAAGGCTGCAATAACACTTCCGCTATCGCGTCAGATTCTACTACAACAACAAGGATTGACTCTGCAGCCACGCCTCCCCCTCCCGTAGCTACGGCTACGCCAACAACCGGCACCTATGATTCCGCCAGCGGCAATTACATCTATGATGTAGGCGCAGAAAAAGAAATTAAACTGGCCGATGGCACTGTTTTAAAGGTTGGTGGCAATAGTACAGAGGCTAAATTATATGATTTCCTGACTAACGGTACAGTGGACACGGTTGACAAAACCAAGGGATGGATCACCCTGGATCGTGTTTACTTTGAAACAAATAAAGCGGTATTGACGCCGGCTTCTCAGCAACAGTTGAAAAACATCGCGGCCATTCTTAAAAATTTTCCGCAGGCCCATGTAAAATTTGGTGGCTATACAGATAATACCGGATCGGCAGATGTTAATAAGAAATTATCCGCAGCGAGGGCAAAAGTTGCCGCAAGCGAAATCGTAAAACTGGGGACCGCTGCAGCCAATATAACTTCAGACGGGTATGGTCCGGACCATCCTGTTTGCGCCGCAAATGACACGCCTGAATGTAAAGCGCAGAACAGAAGAGTGGATCTTCGGGTAACGGCAAAATAA
- a CDS encoding DUF3667 domain-containing protein: MSATLTCKNCNHLFEGNYCPRCGQSSHEGRIDLRYLLHDIPHSVFHIDRGFFYTAIALFTRPGKMLDNYLTGRRVNYFKPFAYVILMSTIGALLVKLLTSGLAAAYAKYNPGQTMPLREGFFNHYFSAFIFLMIPLVSLTTYLFFIRRRYNYWEHVVINTYIAAQLNVMQVLIYTIAYITVLVKHQFSVNGFTILVPFFMTGFLYLYGASFGFLMKEPRSLFRLVITITLMNCLLSLLYITGFRLAGIMTPW; encoded by the coding sequence ATGAGTGCTACCTTAACCTGTAAAAATTGCAACCATCTTTTTGAGGGTAATTATTGTCCCCGCTGCGGGCAGTCCTCCCACGAAGGGCGCATCGATCTGCGCTACCTCCTGCACGATATTCCGCATTCTGTTTTCCATATTGACAGAGGATTTTTCTATACGGCAATCGCGCTTTTTACACGACCGGGAAAAATGCTTGACAACTATCTTACCGGCAGGCGTGTTAATTATTTCAAGCCTTTTGCTTATGTAATATTAATGTCCACAATAGGTGCGTTGCTGGTAAAACTGCTGACCTCCGGGTTGGCGGCGGCCTATGCAAAATACAATCCCGGCCAGACTATGCCGCTCCGGGAGGGATTTTTTAATCATTATTTCAGCGCGTTTATATTTTTAATGATCCCGCTGGTCAGTCTTACCACTTATCTTTTTTTTATCCGGCGCCGGTATAACTATTGGGAGCACGTGGTCATCAACACCTATATTGCTGCGCAACTAAATGTGATGCAGGTTCTTATATACACAATTGCCTATATAACGGTGTTGGTAAAGCATCAGTTCTCCGTCAACGGGTTTACTATTCTTGTGCCTTTTTTTATGACCGGGTTCCTGTACCTATATGGAGCTTCTTTTGGCTTCCTGATGAAAGAGCCCCGGAGCCTATTCCGGCTGGTAATAACCATAACGCTTATGAATTGCCTGTTATCGCTCCTGTATATTACGGGCTTCCGCCTGGCAGGAATTATGACTCCCTGGTAA
- a CDS encoding 3-keto-disaccharide hydrolase, which yields MKKLVLLAMAFFICQQGFSQKPEDTEVYTPVPPKVTPGKDCGAAPSDAIVLFDGKDLNQWVLSSDTTKTADWIVKDNIITVNKKSGNIQTKERFNNYQLHIEWRIPADIDGTGQGRGNSGVFLASIGKGDAGYELQVLDNYENKTYTNGQAGAIYKQGVPLANPSRKAGEWQSYDVIWTAPVFDASGKLVTPAYATVFFNGVLVQDHFELKGPTKYIGQPSYEFAHGPSPIKLQAHGDKSKPISYRNIWIRPVVQPK from the coding sequence ATGAAAAAATTAGTTCTGCTTGCGATGGCATTTTTTATATGTCAACAGGGGTTCTCCCAGAAACCGGAGGACACAGAAGTGTATACACCCGTTCCTCCCAAAGTGACGCCCGGAAAGGATTGCGGCGCTGCGCCCTCTGATGCTATTGTTTTATTTGATGGAAAAGATCTGAACCAATGGGTATTGAGCTCGGACACCACCAAAACGGCAGATTGGATCGTAAAAGATAATATCATTACCGTGAATAAAAAGTCGGGCAATATTCAAACAAAGGAGCGGTTCAATAATTACCAGTTGCATATAGAGTGGCGGATACCCGCTGATATTGACGGAACGGGGCAGGGACGTGGCAACAGCGGGGTCTTTTTGGCCTCTATCGGTAAAGGCGATGCGGGATATGAATTACAGGTGCTGGATAATTACGAGAACAAGACCTATACCAACGGGCAGGCGGGCGCTATCTACAAACAGGGCGTTCCGTTGGCAAATCCGTCGCGCAAAGCAGGTGAATGGCAATCCTACGATGTGATCTGGACAGCCCCGGTTTTTGATGCCTCGGGGAAACTGGTTACACCGGCCTACGCCACCGTTTTTTTCAATGGCGTTTTGGTCCAGGATCACTTTGAGCTGAAAGGACCTACCAAGTATATCGGGCAACCTTCTTATGAGTTCGCGCACGGGCCCTCACCCATCAAATTGCAGGCGCATGGCGATAAAAGCAAACCCATCAGCTACCGCAATATATGGATACGGCCGGTTGTGCAGCCGAAATAA
- a CDS encoding sensor histidine kinase produces MKARNIYRKIEILIATLLAGFFVFFISTNNDYSFERHQFTDNHIAYNFNTNYLQPWIAIIITAYLLVLFLTQYVEMKTRGFFKITLFICSYLLWAFVLSFCFSYIFAWRYGDSGYTNQRDVLSGFFVEGFAVAALSFFFYLIYYGLKELVFNAALWKKIKENRGSKVVYIALSVLAWLFILIMLGANNAADFFIIVWAVVLPYALLMGYLNVKVLIPALPEKRPFSGYYLSRIIPVALLINFIATVFCMTTVHGSGAFIGAYFLLLVWTGLVVIPASWWFYRNQKEKSGLKTALGSSQANLGFLRSQINPHFLFNALNTLYGTALQENAERTGEGIQKLGDMMRFMLHENMQDKILLVREADYLRNYIDLQKLRTATSPDISIQVKIDEPATSLQIAPMLLIPFVENAFKHGISLKEPSHITIALHTQNNLLYFDVQNSIHLKPDGDPERFKSGIGLQNVKERLQLEYPERHELLIRQTAKDFFVHLTINL; encoded by the coding sequence ATGAAAGCCAGAAATATTTATAGGAAAATTGAGATACTCATCGCCACACTGCTGGCCGGTTTTTTTGTGTTTTTCATTTCAACGAATAATGACTACTCTTTCGAAAGGCACCAGTTTACAGACAACCATATCGCCTATAATTTTAACACCAACTACCTGCAGCCATGGATAGCGATTATTATTACGGCCTATCTGCTGGTTTTATTTCTTACCCAGTATGTGGAAATGAAGACCCGGGGCTTTTTTAAGATTACGCTATTTATATGCAGTTACCTGTTGTGGGCATTTGTGCTTTCCTTCTGTTTCAGCTATATTTTTGCCTGGCGGTATGGCGATTCAGGCTATACGAATCAACGCGATGTGCTTTCCGGTTTTTTCGTGGAAGGCTTTGCCGTGGCGGCGCTGTCCTTCTTTTTTTACCTGATCTATTACGGGCTGAAAGAGTTGGTCTTTAATGCCGCTCTCTGGAAGAAAATAAAGGAAAACAGGGGCTCAAAAGTTGTTTACATAGCGCTTAGCGTGCTGGCCTGGCTGTTTATTTTGATCATGCTCGGGGCTAATAATGCAGCAGATTTTTTCATTATTGTCTGGGCCGTGGTATTGCCCTATGCCTTACTGATGGGCTATCTGAATGTAAAAGTGCTGATACCGGCATTGCCGGAGAAACGGCCCTTTTCAGGATATTATCTGTCCCGTATTATACCGGTAGCCCTGCTGATAAATTTTATTGCAACGGTATTTTGTATGACCACCGTTCATGGAAGCGGTGCATTTATTGGCGCTTACTTTTTATTGCTGGTATGGACGGGGTTGGTGGTGATCCCTGCCTCCTGGTGGTTTTACCGGAATCAAAAAGAAAAATCGGGATTAAAAACGGCGTTGGGCTCCTCGCAGGCCAACCTGGGTTTTCTGCGCTCGCAGATCAATCCGCATTTTTTGTTTAATGCACTGAATACCCTTTATGGCACGGCCTTACAGGAAAACGCCGAGCGAACCGGGGAGGGCATTCAAAAGCTGGGGGACATGATGCGCTTTATGTTGCATGAAAATATGCAGGACAAAATTTTGCTGGTGCGTGAGGCCGACTACCTGCGTAATTATATCGACCTGCAAAAACTGCGCACGGCCACTTCACCGGACATCAGCATCCAGGTAAAGATCGATGAGCCGGCCACCAGCCTGCAGATCGCGCCCATGCTGTTGATACCGTTTGTGGAGAACGCATTTAAACACGGCATCAGCCTGAAAGAGCCGTCGCACATAACTATTGCGCTGCATACACAGAACAACCTGTTGTATTTTGATGTGCAGAACAGCATTCATTTAAAACCCGATGGAGACCCGGAAAGGTTTAAAAGTGGTATTGGGTTGCAGAATGTAAAAGAGCGGCTGCAACTGGAATACCCCGAGCGGCATGAGCTGCTGATCCGGCAAACGGCAAAGGACTTTTTTGTGCATTTAACCATTAATTTATAA
- a CDS encoding LytR/AlgR family response regulator transcription factor, with protein MNAIAIDDEPLALEVIKNLASKVSFIKLEAVFTNAFEAIGFLQQHKIDLIFLDIKMPDITGIELSKSLANPPMIIFTTAYTEHAVEGFEVNAVDYLLKPFSLARFIKACTRAQELFALKNNKPGETDSLFLKDGYEQIRVLLDDILYIEAAGNYLNVVLKHKKLMTRITINEMTNLLPADQFVRIHRSYIVAKNKVTKFNRQAVFIDLLEFPIGNNYEFGR; from the coding sequence GTGAACGCAATAGCCATAGACGACGAACCCCTTGCGCTGGAGGTGATAAAGAACCTTGCTTCAAAAGTATCGTTCATAAAACTGGAAGCGGTATTTACCAACGCTTTTGAGGCGATCGGTTTTTTACAGCAGCATAAAATTGACCTGATCTTTCTGGATATCAAAATGCCAGATATTACGGGCATTGAGCTTTCCAAAAGCCTGGCCAATCCACCCATGATCATTTTTACAACAGCGTATACCGAACATGCGGTGGAAGGATTTGAAGTGAATGCGGTGGATTACCTGCTGAAACCCTTTTCCCTGGCGCGTTTTATAAAAGCCTGTACCCGGGCGCAGGAATTGTTTGCTTTGAAAAATAATAAACCCGGTGAAACAGATTCCCTTTTCCTTAAAGACGGGTACGAGCAGATACGGGTATTGCTGGATGATATTTTATATATTGAAGCGGCAGGGAATTATCTGAATGTGGTGTTGAAGCATAAAAAGCTGATGACACGCATTACTATCAACGAAATGACGAACCTGCTGCCGGCAGATCAGTTTGTCCGCATTCACCGCAGTTATATTGTTGCAAAAAATAAAGTGACCAAATTTAACCGGCAGGCGGTTTTTATTGACCTGCTGGAATTCCCGATAGGGAATAACTATGAATTTGGAAGATAG
- a CDS encoding M16 family metallopeptidase, with translation MIHFDKFVLDNGLRVIVHPDTSTPTVVMNILYDVGARDEQPDQTGFAHLFEHLMFGGSVNIPEYDEPLQLAGGENNAYTTNDLTNYYIQIPRENLETAFWLESDRMLSLAFNKKSLEVQRKVVVEEFKEHYLEKPYGDVWFKLRELAYKKHPYRWMTIGKELSHIENAQLDDVKNFFFKHYRPDNAIMVVAGNVTTEIVKALAEKWFGNIPAGAIPDRKLPVEEAQTDPRKMEVHANVPLDAFYKCWHIADRLNDDYYAADLITDILGGGESSRLFEKLVKELQLFVNIQCYHMGSIDPGIICIEGKLTKGTDMKLAEAAIEQLLATLKEVPVSETELHKVKNKTESMMAFEDMSLLNRANSLAFYELLGDAGMMNTELQRYGAVTAENIRDAAQRIFREENSSTLYYYARN, from the coding sequence ATGATTCATTTTGATAAGTTTGTTTTAGACAATGGGCTGCGGGTGATCGTTCACCCCGATACCTCCACTCCAACCGTGGTAATGAATATTTTATATGATGTGGGAGCCAGGGATGAACAGCCGGACCAAACGGGTTTTGCACATTTATTTGAACACCTGATGTTTGGCGGGTCGGTAAATATCCCGGAATACGACGAGCCCTTACAACTGGCGGGCGGCGAAAACAATGCTTATACCACCAACGACCTTACCAATTATTATATCCAGATACCCCGCGAAAACCTGGAAACCGCCTTCTGGCTGGAAAGCGACCGGATGCTTTCTCTCGCCTTCAATAAAAAAAGCCTGGAAGTGCAGCGTAAAGTAGTGGTGGAAGAATTCAAAGAGCATTACCTGGAAAAGCCCTACGGGGATGTATGGTTTAAGCTAAGGGAACTGGCATACAAAAAACATCCTTATCGCTGGATGACCATCGGCAAGGAACTGTCGCATATCGAAAACGCACAACTGGACGACGTAAAAAATTTCTTTTTTAAACATTACCGCCCCGATAACGCCATCATGGTAGTTGCAGGAAATGTTACAACCGAGATAGTGAAAGCACTGGCGGAAAAATGGTTTGGGAATATCCCTGCGGGGGCGATACCGGATCGTAAGTTGCCGGTGGAAGAGGCTCAAACCGATCCGAGAAAAATGGAGGTGCACGCGAATGTCCCCCTGGACGCCTTTTATAAATGCTGGCATATTGCAGACCGGTTAAACGATGACTATTATGCAGCCGACCTGATCACTGATATCCTGGGCGGAGGCGAATCTTCCCGCTTATTTGAAAAACTGGTAAAAGAACTGCAACTATTTGTAAACATCCAGTGCTACCACATGGGCAGCATTGATCCGGGCATTATTTGTATTGAAGGTAAACTGACAAAGGGCACCGACATGAAGCTTGCGGAAGCGGCCATTGAACAATTATTGGCAACATTGAAAGAAGTACCTGTTTCCGAAACAGAACTGCATAAGGTAAAGAATAAAACCGAAAGCATGATGGCCTTTGAAGATATGAGCCTGTTGAACCGCGCGAACAGCCTGGCTTTTTATGAATTGTTGGGTGATGCGGGCATGATGAACACAGAGCTGCAACGTTATGGTGCTGTAACCGCTGAAAATATCCGGGATGCGGCACAACGGATCTTCAGGGAGGAGAACAGCAGTACGCTGTATTATTATGCCAGGAATTAA